In a single window of the Nicotiana tomentosiformis chromosome 10, ASM39032v3, whole genome shotgun sequence genome:
- the LOC138899815 gene encoding uncharacterized protein codes for MAVDMNIKELLFVGDSDLLIHQVQGEWTTNNVKILPYLHCVKELCKEFTKIEFKHVPRIQNEFADALATLSSMIQHPNKNYIDPIEIKVRDQRVYCFHVDEDPDGKPWYHDIKGFSKQRNIKRISLTVRSEH; via the coding sequence ATGGCAGTGGACATGAACATTAAGGAACTTTTGTTCGTAGGAGATTCTGATTTGCTGATACACCAAGTTCAAGGTGAATGGACTACCAATAATGTCAAGATCCTTCCGTACCTTCATTGTGTAAAGGAGTTGTGTAAAGAGTTCACCAAGATCGAGTTCAAGCATGTTCccagaatccagaatgagttcgctgACGCTCTCGCAACTTTGTCATCCATGATCCAACATCCAAACAAGAATTATATCGACCCTATCGAGATAAAGGTTCGTGATCAACGCGTATATTGTTTCCATGTAGATGAAGATCCAGATGGAAAGCCTTGGTATCATGACATTAAAGGTTTCTCTAAGCAAAGGAATATCAAGAGAATATCATTAACGGTCAGAAGCGAGCATTAA
- the LOC138899816 gene encoding uncharacterized protein gives MTDTATAHGDELPVEGMDYNKALHITVKCGDKVISRVLVNEGSGVNICPFYTPRELDIHLREVKKRHVRVRAFDGWQKDVIREIYLTLQIGPVEFPILFQVMDISSSYNLILRRPWIHTTWVVPSTPHQCIKFEWDCQEIIIHGEWSRST, from the exons ATGACGGATACTGCAACTGCTCATG GGGATGAACTTCCTGTGGAGGGGATGGATTACAACAAAGCTCTACACATCACTGTCAAGTGTGGAGATAAAGTTATATCCCGAGTACTTGTCAATGAAGGATCTGGAGTAAATATTTGCCCATTCTATACTCCACGAGAATTAGACATTCACCTGAGAGAAGTAAAAAAGAGACATGTGAGGGTAAGAGCTTTCGATGGGTGGCAGAAGGATGTCATCAGAGAAATCTATTTAACCTTGCAGATTGGACCCGTTGAGTTCCCAATATTGTTTCAAGTAATGGATATTTCATCTTCATATAATCTGATACTcagaaggccttggatacatacGACATGGGTTGTTCCTTCCACTCCCCACcagtgtataaaatttgaatgGGATTGCCAGGAGATCATAATACATGGGGAGTGGAGCCGGTCAACTTAA
- the LOC117275924 gene encoding uncharacterized protein: MSKRLRVLRKHMKNLQVALGRESFDYENICIHLDVDMPIGYKTLKFDIFDGTGDPHSHLRAYCDKLVRVGRNEKLRMKLFIRSLTGETLTWYTRQDPMNLREWQDMAEDFMFRFRFNTEITLNRKNGSPLEMLL; this comes from the coding sequence ATGTCAAAAAGACTACGAGTACTGAGGAAACATATGAAAAACCTGCAAGTTGCTCTAGGGAGAGAAAGTTTTGATTATGAAAATATATGCATACACCTTGATGTTGATATGCCTATAGGGTACAAGACTCTGAAGTTCGATATCTTTGATGGAACTGGTGATCCCCACTCTCACTTGAGAGCATACTGTGACAAGTTGGTCAGAGTGGGAAGAAATGAGAAATTAAGAATGAAACTGTTCATAAGAAGTCTGACTGGAGAAACGCTTACTTGGTATACTAGACAAGACCCCATGAATTTGAGGGAGTGGCAGGACATGGCTGAAGATTTTATGTTTCGCTTCAGATTCAACACTGAGATCACTTTAAATAGAAAAAATGGCTCGCCGTTGGAGATGCTGCTCTGA